In Cytophagales bacterium, the genomic window CCGGTCTACTTCCATACTATTATGAACAATATCTCCCAGGCAATACAATATTTCTGAATCCTTGAGCTCATATTCTGCTATTTCAATAGCATATTCCACCCCGAAACAATATCCGGAATTTTCGTCTATGGTTACTTTCATTTTTTCAGTTAGAGGATTTAATGCAAAGATAACATTTTTTAGAATAAATATAATATTTAATTGTATCGGAATTTCAACCCATGAGATAATTAACATATCTCACGGGGTCAATTTACAGAGTTATGTTCTTTCTTTTCTGAAACTTCGCCCGTTTAACTAAAAAACCCACCAACGGTTGCAGCGTATCAGGTACATTACTTTTACTTAGATGCATGGTACGGGAGCCGTCATTTGATTCAACACTCAAAGTATAATTTTCCTGGTCAGGCATTGCATCCACTGAAGGCTGCTCAATATCAAAGAAAGCTGTTTTGGAAATTAAAGTTTTAATTTGCACGGCTTCCTTATCCGGGATTTTATCACAATCAAGCTCAATAACCTTTTGCAGACCTGCAAAACCACCGGTTTGTTTAAATTTGATCTTCATCGATTAAATAACTATTGTATAACTATCGTATAACTATTGAATTACCCTTGAACATCAAATAAAATAATCACTTCAAATAACTTTTACTCTTTCCCACGCCTTCTTCACCGCCTTCTCTTCCAGGCTTTTTTTGCCAAATAGGTCACGGGCAGTATGTATCGTTGCACGGGCAGCTTTTGAGAAATTTGCATTTCGTTTCAATTTGTCACGCAGCGTAACATACCAGATCAAACCTGCTTTTTGCCAGGCATTTCCTCCGATCTCAACAGCCACCAGATAGAAAGCATGATTGGGAATACCTGAATTGATATGTACGCCTCCATTGTCGTCCCACGGAGGTAATTCCAGGTAATCATCCATGGTTGCAGGCTGAGGATCATCGCCTAAAACAGGATGCCCCTGATAAGCCGTACCTGGCGCTTTCATAGACCGGAGGGCATATTGGTTTCCTATCAATACATTCCTGCCAATCAGCCAGTCGGCATCTTTTGCCTGCTGGTTTGTTTTTTTCTGTTTAACCAATGAACCGAATACATCAGCAAAGGATTCATTGAGTGCACCGCTTTGATACCGGTAACGTAAATTTGCTTCATACTGGATAACGCCATGAGTTAATTCATGGCCTATAATGTCCAGGTCTATGGTAAAACGTGTAAAAATTTCCTCATCCCCATCACCATATATCATTTGCTTACCATTCCAGAAAGCGTTGTTGTAATTTACCCCGTGATGTACGGTTTGGTCAATGATCATTCCGTGATCATCAATAGAATTTCTATCGTACTCATTCTTATATAGATCCCAGGTATGCCCTGCACCGTCATAAGCTTCGTCAGCAGTAACATCACCGGTAGGTTTGTCCCCTTCACTTCGCACCAATGATCCGGGTAATATCTCCTGGTTCTTTGCATCGTAAACACGCCTGTAGCGTTTTTCAGAGTGATGATCAACACCGGCAACCATACTTTGCAGGTCAGTTCCAGAATGTTCAGCCATCGTTGACCGCTCCATACGCACATGACTGGATTGCTTAATGGTTTGAAGCGCTGCTTTCCTTATTTTCGTGCTGCCTTTTTCCACCATATTTTCAAGCATGTAAGGCGGGATGATGCATAGGATTGGGTTATGTGTTTTATACATTAATTATTGCTTTAGAATATTTCGGGTTTAAAGTTTTTATTATTTGTTATAGAAGCGCTCTTCCCCGTTGCCCGAATTACAAACAATCCTTTCCTGTCTGCGTATACTTCGGCTTTTGATTCTACTCTTAAATAAGCAACGGCTCCATATAATTTCATATTTTTATATTCTGAAAATGCTTCTTTAAAGTCATTTAGGTTTTCTATAAAATCGTTTACATCATCTGGTAGTAAAGTTGTTTTTACTTCCACAGCAACTATTTCTGTTCTGTTTATGGCAATGATATCTATTTCCATTTGTCTTCCATTATATCTTCTTTTTAATCTTAAAGCAGTATGTTTAACATCAATACCTCGTTGTTTAAGAAGATTTACTAAATCTCCTGCTACGAGTGATTCTATAAGTTTGCCCCACTGCCCGGTAAATAAACTTTCAAGTTTATTGCTCCTTTTTTCAAATCTTTTTTCAGCCTCAGCAGATCTTTTATTAGCCTCAGCAGACATTTTATTAGCTTCAGCAGATCTTTTATCAGCTTCAGCAGATCTTTTTTCAGCCACAGCAAACAAATCTAATATATCTTGTTTTGTAAGTGTCTTTTCCATATTGAAATATTTTTTTGTATCGGAATTTCAATGTTTTAAGTTCGGTTAATAGTGAATTATAATTTTTTATAATTAATTATCAGGTTCTGGGTTCTTGGCTCTGGGTTCTGGCTTTTTGCTTTTGGTTACTGACTACTTATTTGTATCAATAATGCTTTTTTACAAGATTCTTTACCAGCGCCCAGTACCCAGTGCCCAGCAACATAATTTTATTTATACTAAACTCAATTCAATATAATTACTCTTTTAAATCAATTTACAAAGTTAAGTTCTTATTGCTTTAGAATATTTCGGGTTTAAAGTTTTTATCATTTGTTATAGAAGCGCTCTTCCCCGTTGCTCTAATTACAAACAATCCTTTCCTGTCTGCGTATACCTCGGCTTTTGATTCTACTCTTAAATAAGCAACGGCTCCATATAATTTCATATTTTTATATTCTGAAAATGCTTCTTTAAAGTCATTTAGGTTTTCTATAAAATCGTTTACATCATCTGGTAGTAAAGTTGTTTTTACTTCCACAGCAACTATTTCTGTTCTGTTTATGGCAATGATATCTATTTCCATTTGTCTTCCATTATATCTTCTTTTTAATCTTAAAGCAGTATGTTCAACATCAATACCTCGTTGTTTAAGAAGATTTACCAAATCTCCTGCTACGAGTGATTCTATAAGTTTGCCCCACTGCCCGGTAAATAAACTTTCAAGTTCATTGCTCCTTTTTTCAAATCTTTTTTCAGCCTCAGCAGATCTTTTATCAGCTACAGCAGATCTTTTATCAGCCTCAGCAAACAAATCTAATATATCTTGTTTTGTAAGTGTATTTTCCATATTAAAATATTTTTAGTAGAATAAATCTTTTTAAATTAAACTTTTGTTGTGGTGATCTTTGGTACATTTTCTACAAATGTATGAAATTATCTTTTATTAATCACTATAATTCATACTTTTTCCTACTTTTGTCCGGAATTTTTTTAAACACAAATTACCACCGGGAAATCTGTGCTTTTATCTGTGCCTGCCCCGATTTCCCGGTGGTAATCTGTGTTTATGAAAATCCTCATCGTTGACAAATTACACCCTTCAATTATTCCCAGCCTGCATGATATAGGCTTTGAAGTAGATTATCTGCCGGATATAGACAATGCAGCAATTCCTGACATTATACACAGATATGAAGGAATAATTTTAAGAAATAAATTTGAAATAGACAAAACGATACTAAAAAAAGGGGGAAAGTTAAAATTCATCGCCCGTGCCGGAGCCGGTATGGATCTAATTGATGTACAAGCTGCTAAAAAAAGAAATATCCATTTAATAAATGTACCGGAGGGTAACAGGGATTCTTTAGCCGAACATGCAATCGGGATGCTTTTGGCATTGCTCAATAAAATGCTTCTCTCTGATAAAGAAGTTAGAAGCAGGATATGGAACAGGGAAAGCAATCGCGGCACTGAACTAAAAGGAAAAACAGTCTGCATCATCGGTTATGGAAATATGGGAAAGGCGTTTGCAAAAAGACTAAGCGCTTTTGACTGTAAAGTGCTGGCGTATGATAAATATCTTAAAAATTACACCGATAAATACGCTAAAGAAGCCTCCATGGAGGAGGTTTTTGAAAAAACCGATATTATCAGCTTTCACTTACCCCTGACAGAGGAAACACGGCAAATGGT contains:
- a CDS encoding M4 family metallopeptidase produces the protein MLENMVEKGSTKIRKAALQTIKQSSHVRMERSTMAEHSGTDLQSMVAGVDHHSEKRYRRVYDAKNQEILPGSLVRSEGDKPTGDVTADEAYDGAGHTWDLYKNEYDRNSIDDHGMIIDQTVHHGVNYNNAFWNGKQMIYGDGDEEIFTRFTIDLDIIGHELTHGVIQYEANLRYRYQSGALNESFADVFGSLVKQKKTNQQAKDADWLIGRNVLIGNQYALRSMKAPGTAYQGHPVLGDDPQPATMDDYLELPPWDDNGGVHINSGIPNHAFYLVAVEIGGNAWQKAGLIWYVTLRDKLKRNANFSKAARATIHTARDLFGKKSLEEKAVKKAWERVKVI
- a CDS encoding YraN family protein yields the protein MEKTLTKQDILDLFAVAEKRSAEADKRSAEANKMSAEANKRSAEAEKRFEKRSNKLESLFTGQWGKLIESLVAGDLVNLLKQRGIDVKHTALRLKRRYNGRQMEIDIIAINRTEIVAVEVKTTLLPDDVNDFIENLNDFKEAFSEYKNMKLYGAVAYLRVESKAEVYADRKGLFVIRATGKSASITNNKNFKPEIF
- a CDS encoding YraN family protein; this encodes MENTLTKQDILDLFAEADKRSAVADKRSAEAEKRFEKRSNELESLFTGQWGKLIESLVAGDLVNLLKQRGIDVEHTALRLKRRYNGRQMEIDIIAINRTEIVAVEVKTTLLPDDVNDFIENLNDFKEAFSEYKNMKLYGAVAYLRVESKAEVYADRKGLFVIRATGKSASITNDKNFKPEIF
- a CDS encoding phosphoglycerate dehydrogenase, with protein sequence MKILIVDKLHPSIIPSLHDIGFEVDYLPDIDNAAIPDIIHRYEGIILRNKFEIDKTILKKGGKLKFIARAGAGMDLIDVQAAKKRNIHLINVPEGNRDSLAEHAIGMLLALLNKMLLSDKEVRSRIWNRESNRGTELKGKTVCIIGYGNMGKAFAKRLSAFDCKVLAYDKYLKNYTDKYAKEASMEEVFEKTDIISFHLPLTEETRQMVNNAYLGSFKRSFWLINTARGEILRSKALVQAISEGRVKGAALDVLENENLEELTEDEKKSFNYLASSDKVLMTPHTGGLTYESYVRINEVLVGKIKELVAKGEVVKR